DNA from Dioscorea cayenensis subsp. rotundata cultivar TDr96_F1 chromosome 26, TDr96_F1_v2_PseudoChromosome.rev07_lg8_w22 25.fasta, whole genome shotgun sequence:
ATAACTAACACCCAAGACCATTCCAGATTGCACAGAGCTGTAAAATAAAGCATTACACTTAATAACCCGCTGataatttcttattcttttaaaaaaaaaaccccaaataattaataaacctGCTCAGGTCCTCGGTAAGAGTTTGACATGCCTCCATCAACAGTCACACTGCCCGTCCCCATCTTCTCTTGCTGATGAAGATGAGGATTTGAACTCTGTGACTGCTGACTTGAAATTGGATGATGTTGAAGTTGTCCCTGCTGACTGCTGTTTTGCTGTTGTTGCTGAAGCTGAGCGATTTTCTACCACAAAAAGAAATGAGGATTGGGAAGGGATTAGAATGCCATTTACGCATTGTGGATCAAAAAAGCCACCGACCAATACTACTGAAcagcaaagaaaagaaaagtagatTAAGATGTATTAAACAAGAGACCAAAGTAAAAACAGTAAACACAGAACAATGAAATCCAAGTTCACTAAAAGCATAACATAATCAGCAAAAAGAGTAACTACAAGTATGGACCAAAGCAATATAATTCAGAAGCAATAGATATTGGAACAAAATGATGGCAATGAATATTACTACCTTGATCAACAAATCAGTATCTGTCCGATTGAGAACAGGACCTGCGGTTTGCATAGGGGAACCAACATTTTGAATGATATCACCAACAAGATTTGCCTGACCATCTTTTCCAAGAACTAAATtcctattatttaaaaacatcctCAACTTTCTGCTGTCAATGTCTCCAGCAGGTGAGGATGTCAAATTTTGTTGTGCCTGAAGAAgaagctgctgctgctgctgcgaAGTGAGAAACTGAAGTTGATGAAATTGTTGCGGAGATTGTATGAATGGCTTTTGTTGTAGAACCCCTGTGCGAAGCTGATCTAGGCCCTAAAAAATGGGAGAAGAGGTCACATCAAGAATGGTGTCTGATTTAGATTAAAGCTTTCTCAATAGAAGGAAAAGAGTGATCAATTAAACCAGCAGCCATTCAAGAAGGAAATACATTTAAACACTGGGAAGAGAAATGACAGGCACTTGAACTGGTCAGACATGGCATATACATTATCAAAAGAGAAGTCATTAATATTAGGTTTGTAATTAACCAGCCTTACATAGCCAACAGTGGTAAGAGAATTGGAGCAATATTCATCAATATGATTGGACTGAGAGCAGGAAAATCATACTTCATTAACCAGATTACCAGGTTCATATTTCTTCATAAGCCCTAAGCTTAAAGATCAGGTATAGCAATTTCCTGTGTTTCAAATGTGATCAATTAGGATAAGATGCAGGATTTAGTAATGCCCCTATAAACGTCTTCATCAGTGCACTCGCATGCCATCATTAAGACATCAATCAATGCTTCACTGCCTCAGTATcttaatttaaacaatgaattgaaataTGTTGTGTGACAATCTTACTGTGAGTGGCCATCCTTTCAAAGTCAAGTTGCTCCCAGCTTGATTTGATCCTGCCACAAGTAAAATGTGTTAGTTTGTATTGCCTGtcatgcaaatcaaacatgGATCAAAACCAAACAGCAAGATGACAATTTCCACTTAAATGGAGCTGACAAAAGTTTCACGAGAATGAAAAGACAGGAAAGAATAAGCTGAAACACACATCATATAGAGATGCTTCGCCCAAAAGAAgacaaagagaaaaaggaataTCTAATGCCACCACAGCACCATAGAAGAAGATCATTTAACATCTTTGAATATGATATTGAGCATAAAATAGCCAGAACACATACATGCTCCAAACTATGAAGACTTTTGACAAATGTGGAAACTTCCAAATgtggaaaaataacaaaatatgaaCACATGCACGAGAAGCTTTATCTGTTTGCATACCCATCAATGAACCATCAAGAGAAGCAGCTCTGGAGTTCAAAACAGGATTCATCTCAGTCTTAATGTCCTGTTACAGAAATGCATTTAGAACAGAAACAATAGGATCAGTAAGTGTCATCTCACAGAGACGTACAGGTGTTGATCCAGGAAGCTGCTGGTTTCTTGCCTGGACTTGCTGCAAAGTTCCAGGAGTACCAACAGTAGAGCCCGGTAAAAGATGcctgaaaaataaagaatgagaATTCATGACCAACAGAAAGAGTCATTTGCAAAAAGACTTGGCATTCACATCATGTATATGATAAACACACGCATGATTCATTCTGTAATTTTGCCAGAACATACTAAACATGCAAATTAAACCACCAAACAAGTCACGATTATCTCAATTTCATACAGAGAGATCACATCAAAAAAGCCATACAACACTCATGATTTGATCGGCGCAAGCATGACAACTTTTGGGCCAGGACTTAACATCAACTGCcagaagaatttttttatgcacgctaatattaagaaaagatgAACTTAACCCCATTGGGcaatatttacaaatttcatGGGAGCCCCATTGATGCGCATCCTAGACAGAATTAGCCAGGTTAATGCCTAAGGATGTTAACAAAAAGAGTAAGTATACCCTGATGATTGTCCAGATCCTGCAGCTGGCTTAGCCATAGAAGCATGGTTTGGATCTAAGAGTTGGCCTGCATTCTCAGCTAATCTTTGCTGCATCAAGTTTTCAAAAAGACGAATAAGAACTCAATATCAACATAATATCATGCAAACAGTAAATTATTTGCAATGCATGCATAAAAAACCTTCATAGATGCCTCATCCAAAGAACCCCTCTGTAGAGGCAATTTTAGCTGTTCCTCGTACATCTTTGTTGCCAAAACATTTGCAGTTCCAGAACTCTGCCGCATCAAAGGATCACCACCTGCAAGCCCATTTGCTGAACCATTCAGCAGATGGGCTCCATCTCTTCGCAACTGCTGGTGTTGTTGCTGCTGTGGGTGTGCATGCCTCTGCATCAGTAGTTGTTGCATttgaatttgttgttgttgttgctgttgttgctgttgttgctggtgctggtgctgttgctgctgctgctgtggctgttgttgctgttgttgttgctgttgttgttgctgctgatGCTGCTGCTGCTCCCGAGCTTTAACAAGTTGAGTCTGCATCACAGGCAACTAcagatttaattttgtttaacaaAACAGCCATATCAACATGTGGCACAGGCAGAATTTAGAGCAAGAATGACCTTCTTGATATACTGCAAACAGTAGGCAGCTTCGCCACAATCTAGTTCAAATCACAATAGTAGCACAATACTTCTCTATATTGTTTTAGAACAATAGAACAATGGAACAATCCAAAGAAATATACTTCCCAAATGGTGAGCTTGTTCAATATAATCACTCCTATTATATGAATTAAAACCTTCTTCCTACAAGAAAATTATCACACACAGATTTCTCCTGTtcagaataagaaaatgtgataACTTGCCTCTATATATGTTGCTGCAACATCAGAGTGTTTCTCATTAGTCCTTGCAATGAAGATATCCCAGAAAACAGACCACCATTCAAACAGAAAGCCACCCGGCGCATCAATTGCTGGAAACGAATTTAATCttagagaaaacataaaaactgGATGTCCGATGCTAAAACCTAAAGAAGACTTCAACTTTAGCTGCAGTTGAATACACCCAACACTTACCAACAGGATCCGAAGAAACTTTCCCTTCTGCCTGAAATGCCTTTGCAGTGGCCTGTAAATTCCTTTTAATGAAATAATCATATATGTAAACATCCAACCTGCCCCATCATCAACAAAGAAGATTTAACCATTGAAAAGCGCAACCAAGAaactaaaaaacataaaaaatactaattaagATGGAAATAGCTCAACAACCAAAACTGCATAAGATGAAATATTTTAATCACTGGCCTGATTACCGGAccgaaaaaaaagaaagccaTGGAATCTAAAATGCACTGTCATTTTAACAATATACATCAAAGGAACCAGAAATTAAACGATAAATCCCATAATATCAATTTACACAATAAGAAGCCATTGACGAATGTCTATGACCTCGACCATAAGGCAAAATAGAAGACGAATACTCTCTCTGTAAGCTCCCATCAGATAAAGCGTCAAAAAAGAACATCTTTTTAATGACCAAAACTAAAACCTAAACTCAGAGCCCCACCATAAAACATCTAAAACCTACACAGTCTCAAGATAATAAACAACATTCATAAACAAATCACCAAGCTAAGCAATAAAACtaaatttcatcaaacaatccaatatttaaaaaaaaaaaacaaaaaactcacATTTTATCAGCTTCCCAGTTGGTTTGCGACATAATTTCAACAAAATCCAACGCCTCAAACCCTAACAAGCTTCAAACAATCCCTAcaatcctcctcctcctcctcgaaTCCGATTCTGAAAACACTCCCATCCCCTTTTCTAACCCAAAGCTGAGCTGAACTCGATCTACTTTTTCTAAAAATCCAGAAGAATCACCAAGGAAAACCAGGGGCCAGGAAAGAAACAAATCGAGAAACACTACTAACAAGTGAAGAGGAAATTTTATACAAAGGGAAAggcacaaaaatatttatatttatatataattaccttcattaataaaaataaaaataaaaaaaaatctttcaataattaatttattaattatgtcTGTTTTTGGTCCCCTTTATTTAGACTGATTCATTTGACCACACACGTGGCAAAGAGATAAGTCGATTGACAGAGAGTTCCTTCGCTGAGAGTCAAGAACTGaggtaattttttctttttcttttttaaattattttaattgcggaatatttattttgttttattttatttatattcctgAGCGGTATTTCGACATGTGTTGCCTTGTGCGTCACTATAAGAAGGAAGTGGTATAAGGAAATATGAGCCGTTGGATGGATGTGGGTAACGGTTGAGATGATTGGTGTACGAAACGCGAACCGGCTGAGCTGTGGACTCTGGTACTTATCCTCGTCCGTTAATGCTTGGAAGCATCCCCAGACGTGGTGCATGGGCCCACTGAATTGACGACTAcgatttgatgattttttactttcctttttatttatttatttttctatatattttaatttttatttacttatcatGCACATACATATGTTAAGATTTTAATTGTTAACTCTACATCTATCtgaatttatttatgattttctttaaatagGACCATTTATCATctgcttattaaaaaaataataaatattatgaaaataaatataataatcctgataaactaatgtttcaaggaaatttgttgatttataattaatgttGGTGATGGATGAGAAATACATGATTGTAATGatattttctatttaagaatatatataaagttgtttaaatgatattttataaattttaaaataatggcCTAAATTAGATCCAAATTTCATAGCACGGACAGAGTTTGAGATCCAATTTATGCCCACAGgcaatatgtttatttattaatgcatGAATAAATGCACGTTAATGGGTCTATGGCTTTATTTAAAGTTAGGTACCACATCACATgtacttttgatttttttttattattattattaatgggTGGTTTATTATAAGTCATACAATTTTTATATCGAATTTTTAAATCCATaatcttcaataaaaatatgcATCTCATGCTGAGACACACGATCCTTATAAATTCCAAACACTATATTTTAGGTGTCAATGCCATTTTCGTCATCGCCGTTGGAGAGCTCTCACTAAGACCCTGCTGggtggttattttattttatttatttatttaataagcTAGTGGGTGGTTATTGCTTTAACCctcaaaataatcataataataatattattattgtttattaaaaagtaaaaacatgggGAAGGTAATGATGGGAAAGAGGGAGAAATacgatttttaaaaaaaatcacttctaATCAAATTTTAAACCAACACTCTATTTGAAGGCAAAAGATGCACTgcaaataattttcttaaaaacagTCTATACACCTTAATATGTGCAACACTGCCAGACTTTTAGCAAGACTTTATGCCTTTACCAGTTTAGCCGTGTAACTACTCCCTGGCACTTATTTAGGCATTtctatttcaaaatgaaaacctCAACGCTAAAACTGACATGCTCTCACTTAAGCGATTAAAAATCATCTTACCTTTTGGAAAACTCTAATATATGTTTATGGGGACGATTGACACCAATTTACTCATTCTTCTCGACCATCACCATTTATTGGATATCAATCTTTGAATTACCAATATAGGTGACAAAAGAGATTGATAAAAACATGTATGGAATTTCTTGTGGAATGGCATGAACCTTACCCGCTTAAAAATACCGCCTTATTTCATATATGGTAGTGAATATGCCGCACAAGAGAACAAGAGAACAAAATCATGACTTtagaaaacattataaaacatcGACGTAACAGAATATTGACAAATACGTGCATACTTTGCCACAAACTAGAGGAAATAATAGATCATTCACTGATAATTTGTCAATTTGCCTCCAAGATTTGGATGTATTTCACTGTCTTATTTAAGATCCCAAGCACCACTTTGCCATTAAGAAGGCTTGATTCAATTGGGAAACCTCCAATGTACTAAGATTGATTGGTCTTGGGAACTTTTTATACAAGCAATTTGCTAGATTATTTGGATGGAAAGAAATAGTGTCATTTTTAATTGCATTGCACACTCTCATCTTTCCTCCATCTTGTTGCATGGGTAAATGGAGTTACATATGCTAAAAAAGACAAGGTGAGGGAGACTATCTCAACAATCAAATGAAGTTTTGAACTTCATAGGAATTTCACTTGAATCGAGGGAATGCCAACGAGGCTTAAGTAATTTCGATAGGTAAAGGagattagtaatgttttttttttttattattatttttatttattcttcatcTCATGTGGTTCTCAAGTTGTtgatcagattttttttttttttatttcttttcttttcttttctttttgttgcataCCTTATTGTATTTTCATCCCTTATCTATTATGGCTTTCCAGTTTAATAGATgagatttatcaattttaaaaagaatataattttcataaattagtaaatgatgaaaaatgagttttatgacCTTAAACCCAAAACCATatttacacttttttttttaaaaaaaaaatgaataaaccacttatattaaattaaataaaaccccattttttccctatttatataaaaaaaaaaaattcatatgagtgttttatttttatccaaattattattatttttgtattatggaCATTGTCAGCCCTGTTTTATAAGGTTGAGACTCTTGTATATATTATCAAACAATTTATGAGTATTTAGCAAGGAGCCcccaataaattttaaattttcaaatatttaatgtGGTTTTTGATAATAAAAAGCATCTTGATTCATGTTTGACAAAACTAGGTTTATTGAATTCCTGAATTTTGTAAATTCTCCACATCCTTTTATATATGATTACATTGATGAGCTATTCACTCAAATTTATACCCATTAGGTTATATAATAATACCCTGAAAAGATAAATTTCTCTACTGCAGCATGACAAGATTATCAAATACAGTTTTTTCACATAATTCGAAGACTAATAGTTTTATACAAACACAATATCATTCTTGAATCTGGAgtacatattatatatgttatcCTGGTTAGAAAATCACCAAAGGCCATGCAAAAAATATCTGCAGGGAAAATCTGATGGTTGGTGCAGCATTATTAGTCATTTAACAACTCAACagcaattaataataaatataataatattactcTAGAGAATGAAACAACTATATATGACAGTGGCAGAAGTGATTAAACAGACAGCAAGATCGAgaacaattaattaatacaaacaaatgaaGGCATAAAGTCACCGAATAGTGAATGAAGAAGCTTGGAACAGAGGCCTGCACTGCATGTTAGAGCACGCCGCCCTTGTGACCAATGAGAGAGATGGCTGGATATCTAGTTCCAATGGCTCCCGGGAGATCAATGATAAAACTGAGGACCGAATCCACCCACTAAACCCAGGCTTAAATGATTGGGGTTGAGGGGCCTGCATATCCATTTTGCTgttctattttatatttatctgtTCACAGAATCACAGGAACAGAGACTCTCATCAGAAAGAATGCTATACACACACACTCTTTATGTTTTTGCAGTTACATTTTctgatcatgatcatcatcactCAAATGTCAGTGTCTTCTCACTTGTTTGTCACCAAGGCCTGGACTGCATGCATGAAGATGTGTGTTTATGCCACCTGCTCATGTTGTGACGTTACCCATCCCCGTGTACGCTTCTGTGATGAGAATTCCCATGCACCTGCCTTTGCTGCTGCAgtctctcactctctctttaCTGTTTGCAAGTCTTTGGAATATGTTcactttgattaatttatttattttgacgaGTGATTTATTTTACATTATGTGTGCACACACGTACATGGTACGCTCACGCTCCCAGAAGATGGTGCACATGTCTATCCATTCTCATGTCCGGTTGATCATCACGCAATCATCCATCAAGGTGTAtgtcaatcaatcaatcaatcatgtTAGGGACAGTCAGGGGAGCCATTTTGGAGTAGGCCTAATCTCTGTTTAGATATTAAGATGATCTAGTCCCAAACACTAGtaaatttttctttgaattagaAATGAGCCACAAAAAGGAAAGCTTTTCAAGAAGGGTAGGTAAAAAATAGTGTAAGGGCCCGTTTGTTTCGCTGAACCCATGGCTGAAGTGGGCGAAGTGGCGAGTTCGATGACATTTGAGTGTGTTTGGTTACTTGAAGTGGTCCCAGAAGTGGTGATGTGACAAGTCCGGAACTCGGTTACTTCGCCATCTGACTTCGGGCCAAGAAATCCCGAAGTGGCACTTCGGTTCCCCACTTCCAGCACGTGGTAACACGTGATGACCCTTAAGATTACCCCACTTCCTGATTGCCTGTTCACTTTCCCATTTCTCTTCTCGCGATCCTTCGTTTTCATCGCCGCCAGCCCGTGATGTTCTACATCTTTTGTTAGGGTTTCTAGTCCGCCGTCGAGAATCGCGTTCCTCTTCACTTCCCCCCTTCCCTCCCGTACGTCATTGACGTTGCTTGTCTTCTTTGCCTAGTTCTTCAGCTCTTCTCTCGAGCGCAATGggattatataaatttgtttccGGTTTTTGGTTCAATCCTTGTAGTCTAActactatgtttttttgttacaaTCACGGATCTAGTGCACGCCCGACAATTTCCTCCCAGATCTATCGCAGTTCTTTGTCTTCGGAGGTTTGCCCTTTGCTCACTGTGTAAACTGGTTTTTACCCTTCGATGTGAGTATCTTTCTTGATATTGTAGATCTTTTGAGTTTGTCAAAGCGATTTTTGTAGGTTTCTTTCCCGGTGTTATGTTTGTTAACCaagtttttttagtttgtttttttccgaatatttttgtttgtataaaGCTCGGCAATTTGCCTTCCAATTTTTTTGTATGGGCTATTGTAATTTTTTCCCTGTGTTTTGCTTTGATATTAACCCATCCTTTTTTTCCCATcctttttttcccatctttgttTCTTGTCATGTGCTTTTCTCGTATGAGTTGGTTCCCCATTAACCCATCCTTGTTTGTTTTTCCATGTGTTTTTGCCTTTCAAATTACCTCGATCTGTAATTGTTACTCGTATTTTTccatgttttgtgatttttcttttcattcatcgtgtttttgtttttcatagtaAAACACATCTTTAATTCTTCTTGAACTAGTTTCCATTGTATTATGGTTTGAATTCCTTACAATCATCTATTATGTGATTTAGTTTGTCTAATGTTGAATTCATTGTTTCCAAGTCCATTTTGAAgactttcattttttgtttttcttgatttttgtgtTCTTCATCTTATCATGCTTGCAGTTTGATATTTGTTCATTGTGTATATGGACCAAATTCATATGATAGTGTCTTATTTAGTAATTCTGCTTCACAGTCAGTTGTTCAACATTTTTCCTGTTAactatttctttaaaaaagCACATATCATATCTTGGACATTGTTTTTTGCAAGTTGTGTTCCCTTTTAAGAAGTGTCATTGTTGATTCATTTCTAGCATCTGTATTGCCTATCATGTGATGATATATACTTTGCAACTTTGTGAAGTAGACATTTATATTGTCGCAGTTTTCATGAAAGTGTTCTATTAATTGCAATATCATGTGatgccatatatttttttttcacctttGGCATATGTATTGTTTATCATAGTGTTCTATCAATGTACTTCTCATGGGCTATACTTGCATGACAATGCTACTTCTTTATGATGTGTTCCTTTTTAAGAAGTTAGATTCTTAAACTTTTTCCAGCAGTTGTATTGTCTAACATGTGATGGCAGAGGTGGACTTATATATTCTCTCAGTTTGAAGTTATTAAGTGGTCTACTAAATGCATGATCATGTTATGgcatatatttttgtcaccttTTTTTCGCAGCCGCATTGTCTGCCATAGTGTTCTGTCAATATAATCGTTATGTATCGTACTTGTATGCCATTGTTTACTCGCTAATGATGTGTTccttaataaaaacattaagaaGTCATAGACCGGTAATGACAGAACATGATTATCCTAGTTGGTTTATATACTTAACATGTGTGGACCGAATTAGATTATCTGCTAAATTTAGTCTTACTCCATTCCTCCATTATGTAGATGGATAGTTGGGCAGTTAATGAGCGCACGAGGCCATTGGCTGCTGCGTTCACAACTGTTATTGTCATTATTGTGTACCTAGTAGAGGAAATGCATGTTACTAGGCCGGGCAGAAGTAAAGAACCATCAATTTTTCGTGACCTAACTAGGAAACGACATATGGAACGCATTCTTAGGGGTGGGCAAGATTATTGCGTAAGCTATCTTAGAATGGATGTAGGTCCTTTCTTACATCTTTCTTCCATCTTCCGTGACAAGCACCTCCTCGTAGACAGTAGACATGTGTCGGTCGAGGAACAATTAGCCATCTTCTTGCATATAGTTGGCCACAACACCAAGAACAGGATAATGCGAGTTGAGTTCCTACGATCTGGGGAAACCATTAGCCGATATTTTAACAATGTCCTCCGAGCTGTGTGCGCCATCCGTGATGATTTTGTTCACCCCCCAAGTGGTACTTGCCATCACGAAATAGAGACGAACCCAAATTGGTACCCTTTCTTTAAGGTAAGtaattaatcatatattaaatttttactagcagagattaaaaaaaaccatgctTGTCAATTTTGTTATACTTTATCACCTCCATGTAGGATTGTGTGGGTCTATTAGACGGGACACATGTTGATGCTTCTGTCCCTTCTAATGAAATACCACGGTTCCGTGGCCGAAAGGGTCCAACACAAAATGTCCTCGCGGTGGTGAACCCTGACTTACAGTTCACCTATGTGTTGGCGGGTTGGGAAGGCTCAGCAAATGACTTCACTGTGTTAAAAGATGTATTAGCACGACCACATCCCGAGGGGTTGAAGGTGTTAGAAGGTATAACgtattgattttgtttgttgcAGATTAAAATCAGTAATTATTAAACGTTTCTTGTATTGTAGGAAAATACTATTTGGTAGACGCTGGGTACACAACAATGAATGGTTTCATAGCACCGTACCGCGGCGTTAGGTATCACCTAAAGGAACATAGTGGCAGGCCACCAACCAATCCGAAAGAATTGTTCAATCTCCGGCACTCAATGTTACGCTCCCGAGTTGAGCGTGCTTTCGGCACATTGAAGAACCGTTTTAAGATTCTAACCTCTCACCCATTTTTCCCCTTCAGGACTCAGGTTAAGCTCGTCCTTGGGTGTTGCATCATTCATAACTATATTGCAGGTGTCGACCCGAGTGATAGGATATTGCTTGAAGGAAGCACACAGCAAGATGAATATATTAATGCGTCACAAACCCGATCACAACGAGCACAACGTGAGGAAAATAGGCAGTGGGTGGAGTTGAGGGATAACATTGCAAATGACATGTGGAATCGCTACAATGGCTTCGTCTGACCCTAATATGTTCTTTAGACCCTAATATGTTCTTTAGACTTTTTCCATCAAtgcttttttctttaatcttttTACCTCGAATGCTTGTGATATTCTGCATGAGTTATTGCTATGTGTGATACCCTTGTTGTTGATTTCTTTCAGTCATATGATTCAGATGCAATGTATGATGTGTTTCCTTTCCAATTTCCAAGTTgtgcttctttttttgttgtgtcTA
Protein-coding regions in this window:
- the LOC120253030 gene encoding transcriptional corepressor LEUNIG-like isoform X1, which produces MSQTNWEADKMLDVYIYDYFIKRNLQATAKAFQAEGKVSSDPVAIDAPGGFLFEWWSVFWDIFIARTNEKHSDVAATYIEYIKKTQLVKAREQQQHQQQQQQQQQQQQQPQQQQQQHQHQQQQQQQQQQQQIQMQQLLMQRHAHPQQQQHQQLRRDGAHLLNGSANGLAGGDPLMRQSSGTANVLATKMYEEQLKLPLQRGSLDEASMKQRLAENAGQLLDPNHASMAKPAAGSGQSSGHLLPGSTVGTPGTLQQVQARNQQLPGSTPDIKTEMNPVLNSRAASLDGSLMGSNQAGSNLTLKGWPLTGLDQLRTGVLQQKPFIQSPQQFHQLQFLTSQQQQQLLLQAQQNLTSSPAGDIDSRKLRMFLNNRNLVLGKDGQANLVGDIIQNVGSPMQTAGPVLNRTDTDLLIKKIAQLQQQQQNSSQQGQLQHHPISSQQSQSSNPHLHQQEKMGTGSVTVDGGMSNSYRGPEQAPKNQGGRKRKQPVSSSGPANSSGTANTTGPSPSSAPSTPSTHTPGDMPSLQHNGSSSKPLLVFPSDGTNQLRGDNKHVLQVDIDRFVDDGALDDNVESFLSQDDSDPRDAIGRSMDVTKAGFTFAEIASARASTNKVICCHFSSDGKLLATGGHDKKACLWYTDTLKLKLTLEEHSFLITDVRFSPSMPRLATSSFDKTVRVWDAENPGYSLRTFTGHPAAVMSLDFHPIKEDFICSCDKDGEIRYWSINNGSCAEVFKTVEGGTTQMRFQPHMGRYLAAASENTVSILDVESLAIRQSLKGHAKTVDSVCWDPSGEYVASVSEDSVKVWSVGSGSEGDCVHELSCYGNKFHSCVFHPNYPSLLVIGAYQSIELWDMTENKTRSIAAHERLIASMAVSNVTGLIASASHDTFVKLWK
- the LOC120253030 gene encoding transcriptional corepressor LEUNIG-like isoform X3, which encodes MSQTNWEADKMLDVYIYDYFIKRNLQATAKAFQAEGKVSSDPVAIDAPGGFLFEWWSVFWDIFIARTNEKHSDVAATYIETQLVKAREQQQHQQQQQQQQQQQQQPQQQQQQHQHQQQQQQQQQQQQIQMQQLLMQRHAHPQQQQHQQLRRDGAHLLNGSANGLAGGDPLMRQSSGTANVLATKMYEEQLKLPLQRGSLDEASMKQRLAENAGQLLDPNHASMAKPAAGSGQSSGHLLPGSTVGTPGTLQQVQARNQQLPGSTPDIKTEMNPVLNSRAASLDGSLMGSNQAGSNLTLKGWPLTGLDQLRTGVLQQKPFIQSPQQFHQLQFLTSQQQQQLLLQAQQNLTSSPAGDIDSRKLRMFLNNRNLVLGKDGQANLVGDIIQNVGSPMQTAGPVLNRTDTDLLIKKIAQLQQQQQNSSQQGQLQHHPISSQQSQSSNPHLHQQEKMGTGSVTVDGGMSNSYRGPEQAPKNQGGRKRKQPVSSSGPANSSGTANTTGPSPSSAPSTPSTHTPGDMPSLQHNGSSSKPLLVFPSDGTNQLRGDNKHVLQVDIDRFVDDGALDDNVESFLSQDDSDPRDAIGRSMDVTKAGFTFAEIASARASTNKVICCHFSSDGKLLATGGHDKKACLWYTDTLKLKLTLEEHSFLITDVRFSPSMPRLATSSFDKTVRVWDAENPGYSLRTFTGHPAAVMSLDFHPIKEDFICSCDKDGEIRYWSINNGSCAEVFKTVEGGTTQMRFQPHMGRYLAAASENTVSILDVESLAIRQSLKGHAKTVDSVCWDPSGEYVASVSEDSVKVWSVGSGSEGDCVHELSCYGNKFHSCVFHPNYPSLLVIGAYQSIELWDMTENKTRSIAAHERLIASMAVSNVTGLIASASHDTFVKLWK
- the LOC120253030 gene encoding transcriptional corepressor LEUNIG-like isoform X7 — its product is MSQTNWEADKMLDVYIYDYFIKRNLQATAKAFQAEGKVSSDPVAIDAPGGFLFEWWSVFWDIFIARTNEKHSDVAATYIETQLVKAREQQQHQQQQQQQQQQQQQPQQQQQQHQHQQQQQQQQQQQQIQMQQLLMQRHAHPQQQQHQQLRRDGAHLLNGSANGLAGGDPLMRQSSGTANVLATKMYEEQLKLPLQRGSLDEASMKQRLAENAGQLLDPNHASMAKPAAGSGQSSGHLLPGSTVGTPGTLQQVQARNQQLPGSTPDIKTEMNPVLNSRAASLDGSLMGSNQAGSNLTLKGWPLTGLDQLRTGVLQQKPFIQSPQQFHQLQFLTSQQQQQLLLQAQQNLTSSPAGDIDSRKLRMFLNNRNLVLGKDGQANLVGDIIQNVGSPMQTAGPVLNRTDTDLLIKKIAQLQQQQQNSSQQGQLQHHPISSQQSQSSNPHLHQQEKMGTGSVTVDGGMSNSYRGPEQAPKNQGGRKRKQPVSSSGPANSSGTANTTGPSPSSAPSTPSTHTPGDMPSLQHNGSSSKPLLVFPSDGTNQLRGDNKHVLQVDIDRFVDDGALDDNVESFLSQDDSDPRDAIGRSMDVTKGFTFAEIASARASTNKVICCHFSSDGKLLATGGHDKKACLWYTDTLKLKLTLEEHSFLITDVRFSPSMPRLATSSFDKTVRVWDAENPGYSLRTFTGHPAAVMSLDFHPIKEDFICSCDKDGEIRYWSINNGSCAEVFKTVEGGTTQMRFQPHMGRYLAAASENTVSILDVESLAIRQSLKGHAKTVDSVCWDPSGEYVASVSEDSVKVWSVGSGSEGDCVHELSCYGNKFHSCVFHPNYPSLLVIGAYQSIELWDMTENKTRSIAAHERLIASMAVSNVTGLIASASHDTFVKLWK